The stretch of DNA CTTTTTTCTTTCAAGCCACATATAATTCTAATGTACAGCGGTGGTGGTGTACTTGGATTACTGATGTTCCCACTAGTTAGAATATGTCAGATATTTTATGGGGTTTACACAGTTAGTTATGTTATGGAGCCTATTCCAAGAATAGGTATTAAAAATCCTCTCATAGCGTGGATTGAAACCGTATTAGAGGTGAAATTTGCCAATTTAATAATCACGGATGCGGAGAAACTTAAGCGTTTACTGTTAAGGTTTCATAAAATATCTCCTTCAAAAGTTGCGGTGTTTACAAATGAGTGGGACGCTCCTTATTTCTATAGATACAAAGTAAAAGAAGAAGGCGAGAAGAAATGGATACTATTCTTTGGGACAGTCCAGGAATATAAGGGCCTGGAATATCTTATACGTGCCGAGCCTTTAATCACGGAAAAATATCCAGAAGTAAAAATAGTTATCGCGGGTAGTGGTCAGGAAAAATATTACTCTATGATAAGAGATAGGAGTAAGTATATATTACTCAACAAGTTTATAAGTTACAAGTTGGGAGCATGTCTTTTTCAAAAATCTATGATCATCGTATTGCCTTACACGATGGGTACAGTAAGTGGAATAATACCCGTTGCTTACGCGTTCAAAAAACCTATAATTGCAACAAGAGTGGGGAGTTTTGATGAAGTAATAGAACATGGAAAAACCGGTATACTGATCCCCCCTCAAAATCCTAAAGCACTTGCAGAAGCTGTAATAATGCTTTTAGAGAATACAGAAATGAGGAAAAAACTGGGAGAAGCTGGTTTCTCTAAACTTAAATCAGAAATGTCATGGGATGTATTTATAGATAAATTTATGAAAACGGTGCTGAAGACATGGAAAAGCTCTTCATAAAAAAGCCACTATTGCAGACATATTTAAAATATATAATTTTTACAAGGAGATAAGTAGATGCAAAAACATCATTAAGTATTACAGGAAGTATCCTCAGGGCATTCTGGGGGATATCTTTTCTTAGTAAGATTATTCCACAGTATATTAAATAAAAACACAATCTTGCTTCTGGTCTCAGGTCCCAGAGTAACGGGAATATGTCATGTCGACATATATGGAAAGGAGGGAATCCTTGGCATTGCCATTTTAGAGAGTTTTCAAGGTAGAGGTTTAGCGAAGGTTCCCCTACGCTACGCGATTAAACTCGCTAAAGAATTAGGGTTAGAAAGAATTAGATCTGTGGACATAGACAATTATCGGGCTATTTCTCTATATAAGACTTTAGGCTTTAATATAATTAGGCGAATAAACAATTGCAGTCGTAGTTTTAGAAATAGCTTTGTTGATTGCTATGAAATGGAAATAAAACTTTTATAGCTTTTTTAACCATTGTTACCTTAGCGATCAAGAGAGGAGAAACCATGGGGAAAAGAGCATTAATTACTGGCATTACGGGTCAAGATGGGGCTTATCTCGCTAAGCTACTCCTAGATAAAGGCTATGAGGTTTACGGCACTTACCGTAGGCTCAGCACTCCAAACTTTTGGCGTTTAGAATATCTCAATATATTCGATAAAGTAAATCTTATTCCTATAGATTTAAGCGATCATGGCTCAATAGTTGAGGCCCTAAAGATATCTGAGCCAGATGAAGTCTACCATCTAGCAGCTCAAAGCTTTGTCGAAGCTAGCTTTGAAACTCCTGTTGCAACTGGAGATATAACCGGTCTGTCTACGACGAGGATTCTCGAAGCTATCCGCCAAGTCTGTCCAGAAGCTAAGTTTTACAATGCAGCAACCAGTGAAATGTTCGGCAAAACTGGCTTGCTCAATGGCGGGAAGCCTCTCAATGAGAACGATGTTTTTAGGCCGATGAGCCCATATGCTGCCGCCAAACTTTATAGTTATTGGATTAGTAGAATTTATAGAGAAGGCTATAAAATATTTGCTGTAAATGGCATTCTATTTAATCATGAGAGTCCGTTGCGTGGTTTAGAGTTTGTTACACGTAAAATTGCGAACGAAGTTGCAAAAATAAAACTAGGTTTAAGCAAAGAGCTCAGGTTAGGTAATCTGGACGCTAAACGCGATTGGGGTTATGCTCCTGAATATGTTGAAAGTATGTGGCTTATGCTCCAGCAAGAGGAGCCGGATGATTATGTGATCGCTACAGGTGAGGCCCATAGTGTAAAGGAGTTTGTTGAAAAAGCGTTTGAAATTGCTGGATTAAACTGGGAGGATTATCTTAGAGTTGATAAGAGGTTTATGAGACCTTTAGATGTGCCATGCTTGGTTGGAGATTTTTCAAAGGCCGAGCATATGCTGGGCTGGAGGCCCAGAGTAAAGTTTGATAAGCTAGTAGAAATAATGGTCAAGGAGGAGATTAACCGCTGGTCCCGTTGGCTGAGGGGCGAAAAATTTCCATGGGATGCTCCAAACTACCCGAGTGAAAATAAAATATTCACGAGAGCCTTAAGGATGTGAAAGGATATGTATAAGTATCCGGTAGCGGAGCCCGAAATAGGCGAAGAGGAGCTTAA from Infirmifilum sp. NZ encodes:
- a CDS encoding glycosyltransferase family 4 protein; amino-acid sequence: MNDDLKFVKIVVVTPFPFIATEIGNKLARRGLSVLVITSSKIKEYKEAEFEKEVRVIFLGRNMMLDLVKALVALFSFKPHIILMYSGGGVLGLLMFPLVRICQIFYGVYTVSYVMEPIPRIGIKNPLIAWIETVLEVKFANLIITDAEKLKRLLLRFHKISPSKVAVFTNEWDAPYFYRYKVKEEGEKKWILFFGTVQEYKGLEYLIRAEPLITEKYPEVKIVIAGSGQEKYYSMIRDRSKYILLNKFISYKLGACLFQKSMIIVLPYTMGTVSGIIPVAYAFKKPIIATRVGSFDEVIEHGKTGILIPPQNPKALAEAVIMLLENTEMRKKLGEAGFSKLKSEMSWDVFIDKFMKTVLKTWKSSS
- a CDS encoding GNAT family N-acetyltransferase — protein: MLLVSGPRVTGICHVDIYGKEGILGIAILESFQGRGLAKVPLRYAIKLAKELGLERIRSVDIDNYRAISLYKTLGFNIIRRINNCSRSFRNSFVDCYEMEIKLL
- a CDS encoding GDP-mannose 4,6-dehydratase; this translates as MGKRALITGITGQDGAYLAKLLLDKGYEVYGTYRRLSTPNFWRLEYLNIFDKVNLIPIDLSDHGSIVEALKISEPDEVYHLAAQSFVEASFETPVATGDITGLSTTRILEAIRQVCPEAKFYNAATSEMFGKTGLLNGGKPLNENDVFRPMSPYAAAKLYSYWISRIYREGYKIFAVNGILFNHESPLRGLEFVTRKIANEVAKIKLGLSKELRLGNLDAKRDWGYAPEYVESMWLMLQQEEPDDYVIATGEAHSVKEFVEKAFEIAGLNWEDYLRVDKRFMRPLDVPCLVGDFSKAEHMLGWRPRVKFDKLVEIMVKEEINRWSRWLRGEKFPWDAPNYPSENKIFTRALRM